The stretch of DNA ATAAAGTCTTTTCCCTTGATAGAATGCTAATCTATGGTAGGTAATGTTATTTGCAGAGCTATTCCTAACAGACAGGTGAACtgagatatatacaattagaaatTTTCCCCAAATACCTAAAAGATAATCTGCaacagatttgaactcaagattcACGatcaagaaatatttattatacacaaaAGGCATAggcatgactatgtggtaaggagtttgcttgtcaaccacatggttctgggttcagcctcactgtgtggaatcttgggcaaatgtctgctgctataaccttgggccaactttgtgagtggatctggtagatggaaacagaaaggaaccgatcgtgtgtgtgtgtgtgtgtgcacatcccaccactgcttgacaaccagtattgatgtgtttatgtccctgtaacttaacattttggcaaaagaaactcacagaataaataccaggccttaaaaaaagtactggggtcaatttgttcaactaaaattcttcatggcagtgccccagcgtggaCACAGTCTAATggcagaaatgaataaaataaaatgctcttTGATCTTTGTTAATTTTTTAGCTCCCCACCAATTATCATTAAAGAGCATGTATGGCTGAATTGTTGTTTAGCCTAAAGTGAACTTTGATTGAGCTGAgctatgatcaaaaatattccatgATCATATAGGTTTTGTATGTCTTGGACTACACAGTCCAATGTACTATTTCTTTTTCAAGATAGTAGGGTGTGGTTTGATGAAGATACAACTACTATTCacagcaggtcaagtgaccaagTTGAAGTTCCTTTGTTGGGTTGTGTGTGACAAAGACAATCAAATGATTTGCACCTTGTCACTGAGAGTAAAGTGTATTGGCTACAGACAGCATGTCACAGACAATGGTCTATTTTTCCTAGCTCTAAATATTTGCAGCTGAGTTGTATAGTTCATCACTGTAATGCTTGGCAGTACAGAACTTTGAAACCAATTAGTTCAGTTCAGGCTACTGACTTTGACTCCTCTAGTAGGACTGAGAATGGCAATGTAAACTACCCCTAATCACAATCAGGTCATTGGTCTTCTCTGTTAGATGACAGGCTTAACATATTTGACCTGGGGGTTAAGAAAAAGAATATCAAAGCAGATAGGAGTTTTGCTTATGTAGattagaataacaaaaaaaaaaagcttatctCTTTGTTTATGACATCTACAGAAAAAATGGCAGTAGATAAAAGACATTTTTCAATATTGTATTCTTTATGAATTTCAAAATGGGAATTCTTTGCAATTGTTACAAGTTCACTTATGTAAACTATTTGGGAAAAATGTTTTGACAACCAACATACATCAAagacaattttcaaattttaaatatggTGACATGAAATTTGGCAGAAGcaatcatattttaaatattactgtTGATGACAATTCACTGACAGCTTTGAAACAACATTTACAATCAAATACTAATACTACAGAACAGTGTTTCTGTAAAGAAGAACCTGTGAGGACTGACAAGAAAGGAAGACAGCATGTTTACTgattttgtcaccatatttctactgaaatacaCCATCTCGGTTTCAATTAAGTTctaaatgaagaatttaatgaagTAACTCATTATCAATGTAGCAAGTTCAAAGAATTGTTAGCTTTGcttgataaaatgcttagcataatttctttcaattttgttttgagCTCAAACTTTGCTGAGGTcataagtatcaattgagcactAGAATCAATGATCTCCCATCCCTAAAATTGCTgtccttataccaaaatttgaaacttgttAGCtattgtttggaacataaattagcacaAATGTTTGATGGAAATTTTAAAACTTGGATCACTTTAGAATGGAGATGTTTGTACCATAGAACCAGGGATAGTTTCAGGTGAgttgaaaacaaatgagttaatgAAATTAAGAGGATTTAAAACTTTGAACTTGTCCAACACTATGGTAGTTGGAGAAAGAATTATATGGATGCAAACTGTATTTTAGCTTGTTATAATAATAAAGAGGTGAGTGAGAAACTAAAAGTTCACTAATATTGACAGGGATGAGTTCATTAGTTTAAGAATTGCTGTCATTGAGCACAAAAGGATGGAACCATAACTGACTGAGTTTATACACTGCTGAGTTAACATTGTCTGGGAGGAAAATTCTTCTGCTATATTGAGTAGATAAAGTGGCAGTGAAGAAGCTCCCCtacttctgtctctctctaaccTATCTACAGATGTTCTTGAAATCagtggttttatttcttgccaatTTTTGTACATTAAAGCATTTAATCACCATGGAAAGGTGAAGCAAGTACTCTCAGCTTTGTAAATTGACAAAGATAATTCTTGTTCAAAATCAGAACTGAACACTTAACAGACCCAGAGTTCAAGCACCCGAACTAATTAACTATTATATGTTgagaagtagaaaagaaattatcttgagagaaagaaagagggagatggtgaaagagaaagaaaggagatggtgaaagagagagaaagagggagaaatggtgaaagagagagagggagatatggtgagagagagatatggtgaaagagagagagatggcgagtgagagagagatagggaaataatgtgtgtgagagagagagagaggataaagatgagtgtgtgtgtgtgtgtgtaggtgggtgggtgggggggctATGTGGGAAGCAATGATTATAGGAGtcattaaaacaaatgaaatgataaaacctGAAGCCCCAAAATTGGACTGAATATGCTGACAGTTAAATTGTATCTTAATTCCAGctggaaaaaaaaagggagaaaaaagaattataacCAGCTCTCTCTTCCCCATAAAAACATCATCAGTTTTAATCAGAACTCAAGAATCTGTAAAATAAAAAGACTTCAAAGTCAGTCTGTAAACTGTGGCTTCTAAGAAATTGATAGAaagaatgtttataaaatatcttagtgtaaatataaacaagtaCTTCAAATTAGATTTTTGATAAAGCCACTTAGAAAAGCTAgaacaatttgattgggaaaacAAACTGCTTTGTTTAGTAACTTCTAgcttttgaaaaaaaacaaaacaatagtaaTCAAAAGCTTATGAAAAAAATATGCTGTTACATtactaaaataattctttttaatgtttGGTCCAAAACTAGTAATTTTGAGAattggggtaagtcaattacattgatccccaagattcaactggtatttattttattgaccctgaaaggatgaaagacaaagtcaaccccaaAGGGATtcaaactcaaaatgtaaagagctgggagaaatgctgctgagcaatTTTTCTGATGTGTTattgattttgccagctcaccaccgtaatgacgataattatgataatgatttcttttattagccaataatagtaaaacataaaacaaggtggtgagctggcagaaattagcatgctgggcaaaatgcttagcagcattccattTATGtttatgctctgaattcaaattctgccaaggtcaactttgcctctcatcttttcggggttgacgaaataagtaccaactgagctctgggatcgatgtaatccacttaccccATCTccaaaacttgctggccttgttaccaaaatttgaaaccaataatattaaaacaaaaaaaacttcatATCTTTTCTCATGTTTCAACAGAATATCAatagaatattttatttgcttaaaCTTCCTTCAGGCTACATAATACcaccaagaaaaaaattaataataataatgaaaataattaaaacaatgaaaataataataataaagcagtgtagaagtgatatataaatatatatttctcctaatgaaaaatatagaacatataaataaatacagacaaaaattAAGGATTTTTTTGTAATAATTGAGGATTGAATTTTCTTTGTTTGccctgtattttttctttttttgtcttttaagagAAAAAAACTCGGCTtctacaaaattttgataaattgttcgtatatatgtctgtagacataaataataaagtagtttCAGTATTgaatttttatagaaataactGAATCAACTACGCATGTTCATTCCGTACCTTTGTGCAGAGTTCTGGCAAAGtaatgtcaatatatattttttttttgaatttaatTCATTGAACAAATAATTgaataagataaagaaagaaagaaagaaagaaaaagataatatttgaaaaatttcgaAAGGAAGAAAGTCATTTTCAGGGATAACTGtcgaatatttttttgtttttttaagtaaagaaaaaaataaaaaacagttaAGGCATCTTGAAGgtgaatatttcaaatttttatctGATGAAAGCTAACAGTTACCCCTGAACTGACTTTTCCTGTCGTTCAATAAATATTGGATCATCTGTCCATCAATGAAATTTTAGGGAAAACAGTCTATATTTCCCTATAGcaaataaacatttttctttttcttgatttaATCATTTGGGAATAATATGTCCCCCCCAAGAAAACATCTGTTCATGTAACCAtgcttgaaaaaaatattttttaaataaaggaaaaataaggaATTCCAGAGGAACAGACTGCTGGGTTCGACAAACCTTAGGTCAGATGGCTGTCTGCACTGTCTGCTAGTTGATCAGAAGTGTTATCTACGCCATTGCTGTTGTTAGCTTGGTCTAAGTTGGTAAAGAATGTCTGTGTACTTGCCTCTGTGGTTGATGCTGAACGCTCCCGTCGGGATCGAGGATGTGACTCACGGGCAAGTGGAGATATATTCTGCTGTGGCTTTTTCAAGCAAGGTTTGAGGGGAGTTGTagcagtattattgttgttgttattgttgttgttatttccttGAGACTGAGAATTTTTAGGGACCAAGCCATCCATAGATCGAGAAAATGCTTGGAACTGTCCACGGAGGTTGTCCTTGTTTTGTGTTTCAGGAGGTTCAATATTCTCTTCATCGACCTctttaatttcatcaaaagtaaTGGGCTGAGTTTTATAGCGAGCACTAGCGCGACACTTTGGCTTCTTCGTGCGCCGATGTGCTGCTGGGTACTCTGGGTTCAAGTGAAGCTTGGAAATACGCTCAGGAAAGTGGGTTTCGAAATGAAAAAGGGGATCAATAACTCTTGGTAACGCCGACATGATTGTTTCTGTAGATCTTGGCGGTAAAATTTATAAAAGTTAAATATCCAATAGGTTTAATCTGGAAGAGTCTTGTAAAGCACTTTCagctgaaaagaaaaaggaaaaaaatatgaataaattttctcttcattttaatgaaaacaatttaAGAGAATGAAAACTATGGATAAAAGAGACAATCTTAGAAGGCTATATTGGTct from Octopus sinensis linkage group LG2, ASM634580v1, whole genome shotgun sequence encodes:
- the LOC115232489 gene encoding putative uncharacterized protein DDB_G0284695 codes for the protein MSALPRVIDPLFHFETHFPERISKLHLNPEYPAAHRRTKKPKCRASARYKTQPITFDEIKEVDEENIEPPETQNKDNLRGQFQAFSRSMDGLVPKNSQSQGNNNNNNNNNNTATTPLKPCLKKPQQNISPLARESHPRSRRERSASTTEASTQTFFTNLDQANNSNGVDNTSDQLADSADSHLT